Proteins encoded within one genomic window of Buchnera aphidicola (Myzocallis carpini):
- a CDS encoding DedA family protein, which yields MKDWIQYLIIKSTSHPLILVILITFLESLAIVGLLLPGIVLMTSIGTLIGNGKLSFYSAWITGMIGCLIGDYLSYYIGWKFKNWIYTIKIFQKNIHLFQNIKKKINQYSMITIIFGKLIGPTRPLIPMISGMLNLPMKKFVLPSFISCIIWPAVYFIPGIITGILMHHQKYYSKKKIFLCLVIFTICIFFFIQYMWKLYKKKKNF from the coding sequence ATGAAAGATTGGATTCAATATTTAATTATTAAATCTACATCTCATCCTTTAATATTAGTAATTTTAATCACTTTTTTGGAATCACTAGCAATCGTTGGATTATTATTGCCAGGAATTGTTCTTATGACTAGTATAGGAACATTAATTGGAAATGGAAAATTATCATTTTACTCTGCATGGATCACTGGAATGATTGGATGTTTAATAGGAGATTATTTATCTTATTATATTGGTTGGAAATTTAAAAATTGGATATATACTATCAAAATATTTCAAAAAAATATCCATTTATTTCAAAATATAAAAAAAAAAATAAATCAATATAGTATGATTACTATTATATTCGGAAAATTAATTGGGCCAACAAGACCATTAATTCCTATGATCTCTGGAATGCTAAATCTTCCAATGAAAAAATTTGTATTACCCAGTTTCATTTCTTGTATAATTTGGCCTGCTGTATATTTTATACCAGGTATTATTACTGGTATTCTAATGCATCATCAAAAATATTATTCTAAAAAAAAAATATTCTTATGTCTTGTTATATTCACAATATGTATCTTCTTTTTTATACAATATATGTGGAAATTATACAAAAAAAAAAAAAATTTTTAA
- the pheT gene encoding phenylalanine--tRNA ligase subunit beta, translated as MRLSKHLLYNWINCNIHFDTICKQITYSGLETEDIQNNINIFQKYLVIGKIIFSIQHPNSSLYMIYKVAISKEKILNIVSDNKFFCHHMKVVVAKIGSILSNNKIVQKENICGIISEGIICTYKHCNMFNKKNDVIELLDCAPIGINFQDYLFYKDQIIKVNVTPNRLDALGVFGIAREVAILNDFNMPNIANIPSPITIQEKCNLQVKISDTIYYTSRIIKNVNLNIKTPIWMKEKLRRCHINSVNIVIDIVNYIFLEFGKSLYVFSFLNTMHDIVLRFAEDSEKIFIKNKNTIILNKKIIVLSNKCSILSFLGNMDFKYFPIHLNHKNLFLGFLFVDPKTVYNSLYELKKKNPCIQNNEYYVDTTDQIKIIEYTTNLFLKICGGNVGPIVSYVSEDYHKYINKKITLNYKNIQRLTGCNIHYDIISKILKNLQYSIEYTCEQYWNIIPPTWRLDITIEEDVISDIIRIYQYSNIPIQPFYSTHNIISNNITENFLKRIKYLLIDLGYHEVINYSFIDPKIQNLIFPKNNFLFLNNPISIEMSCMRYSLLPGLIKNLSYHQNRQYEEVKFFESGLCFSSNPKKHLGVKQDLYLSGIIGNIGDKKNWFFSARKFDFYDLKGDIESIFDILGYLENIEFKKISSRILHPEQNFGIFLNNQYIGFFGALHPSLLKSFNLQYSVFLFELFWDFIIFRDFNKIKKISEFPHSRRDISILMNEDIEVNEIILFCKKKFIDLLSEIRIFDIYRGHTIPNGQKSISLTFIFQSIEKTLTDQEIDNMMSFYLQGIKKKFGASLRKI; from the coding sequence ATGCGATTGAGTAAACATCTTTTATATAACTGGATCAATTGTAATATTCATTTTGATACTATCTGTAAACAAATTACATATTCTGGGTTAGAAACAGAGGATATTCAGAATAATATTAATATTTTTCAAAAATATCTTGTAATAGGAAAGATAATATTTTCTATTCAACATCCGAATTCTTCATTGTATATGATTTACAAAGTAGCGATTAGTAAGGAAAAAATTTTAAATATCGTTTCTGACAATAAATTTTTTTGTCATCATATGAAAGTTGTTGTTGCAAAAATTGGTTCTATATTATCTAATAATAAAATTGTACAAAAAGAAAATATATGTGGTATTATCTCTGAAGGTATTATATGTACTTACAAACATTGCAATATGTTTAATAAAAAAAATGATGTTATTGAATTACTAGACTGTGCTCCAATAGGTATAAATTTTCAAGATTATTTATTTTATAAAGATCAAATTATTAAAGTAAATGTAACACCAAATAGATTAGATGCATTAGGTGTTTTTGGAATTGCAAGAGAAGTGGCTATTTTAAATGATTTCAATATGCCTAATATTGCTAATATACCAAGCCCAATAACAATTCAGGAAAAGTGTAATTTACAAGTTAAAATTTCAGATACTATATACTATACTAGTAGAATTATTAAAAATGTTAATTTAAATATTAAAACACCAATATGGATGAAAGAAAAATTAAGAAGATGTCATATTAATTCTGTAAATATTGTGATTGATATTGTAAATTATATTTTTCTAGAATTTGGAAAATCTTTATATGTGTTTAGTTTTTTAAATACTATGCATGATATTGTGTTACGTTTTGCAGAAGACTCAGAAAAAATTTTTATAAAAAATAAAAATACAATTATTTTAAATAAAAAAATCATAGTTTTATCAAATAAATGTAGTATTTTATCATTTTTAGGAAATATGGATTTTAAATATTTCCCGATTCATTTAAATCATAAAAATTTATTTCTTGGTTTTTTATTTGTTGATCCAAAAACAGTTTATAATTCTCTTTATGAACTTAAAAAAAAAAATCCTTGTATTCAAAACAATGAATATTATGTTGATACGACTGACCAGATAAAAATTATAGAATATACTACTAACCTATTTTTAAAAATCTGTGGAGGTAATGTAGGACCTATAGTTTCTTATGTATCTGAAGATTATCATAAATATATTAATAAAAAAATAACCTTAAACTATAAGAATATTCAAAGACTGACAGGATGTAATATTCATTATGATATTATTAGTAAAATTTTAAAAAATTTACAATATTCTATAGAATATACATGTGAACAATATTGGAATATTATTCCTCCAACATGGAGATTAGATATTACTATTGAAGAAGATGTCATCTCTGATATTATAAGAATTTATCAATATTCTAATATACCTATACAGCCTTTTTATTCTACTCACAATATTATTTCTAATAATATTACTGAAAATTTTTTAAAACGTATTAAATATTTATTAATAGATTTAGGTTATCATGAAGTGATAAATTATAGTTTTATAGATCCCAAAATACAAAATTTAATATTTCCTAAGAATAATTTTTTATTTTTAAATAATCCTATATCAATAGAAATGTCATGTATGCGATATTCTCTTTTACCTGGTTTAATTAAAAATCTCTCTTATCACCAAAATCGGCAGTATGAAGAAGTAAAATTTTTTGAAAGTGGATTATGTTTTTCTTCTAACCCTAAAAAACATTTGGGTGTGAAACAAGATTTATATTTATCAGGAATTATTGGAAATATTGGTGATAAAAAAAATTGGTTTTTTTCTGCTAGAAAATTTGATTTTTATGATTTAAAAGGTGATATAGAATCTATATTTGATATTTTAGGCTATTTAGAGAATATAGAATTTAAAAAAATATCTTCACGGATTTTACATCCTGAACAAAATTTTGGTATTTTTTTAAATAATCAATATATTGGTTTTTTTGGAGCTTTACATCCTTCTTTATTAAAGTCATTTAATTTACAATATTCTGTTTTTTTATTTGAATTATTTTGGGATTTTATAATTTTTCGAGATTTTAATAAAATCAAAAAAATTTCTGAATTTCCACATAGTAGAAGAGATATTTCAATTTTAATGAACGAAGATATTGAAGTTAATGAGATTATATTATTTTGTAAAAAAAAATTTATTGATTTATTATCTGAAATTCGCATTTTTGATATATATAGAGGTCACACTATTCCTAATGGTCAAAAAAGTATATCATTAACATTTATTTTTCAAAGTATCGAAAAAACTTTAACAGACCAAGAAATTGATAATATGATGTCTTTTTATTTACAAGGTATAAAAAAAAAATTTGGAGCTTCCTTAAGAAAGATATAA
- the pheS gene encoding phenylalanine--tRNA ligase subunit alpha — protein MDFDKVIFLKKFNVHYNQVITIKDLEKLRIHYLGKKGIVVTQIKKIQYVPLLERKKIGIIFNDIKKYIINKIALKKKKIQLLNIQNKIQLKKQDFSLPGRRKNIGALHPITNMIYYIESIFVRLGFKIIHNGFEIEDTYHNFDALNIPNYHPARQNQDTFWFDTNRLLRTQTSNMQIHEIKKKELPIKILVPGKVYRKDYDYTHSPMFHQVEGLIIDKNINFTNLKWIINYFLDFLFNKKMKIRFRCSYFPFTILSAEVDIMHTNNNWLEILGCGMVHPEILNRFNIDSKKYSGLAFGIGIERIIMLYYGIDDLRLFLKNDLKFLQQFKRSRYY, from the coding sequence ATGGATTTTGATAAAGTAATTTTTTTAAAAAAATTTAATGTACATTATAATCAAGTGATTACAATCAAGGATTTAGAAAAATTACGTATCCACTATTTAGGTAAAAAAGGTATTGTTGTTACACAAATTAAAAAAATTCAATATGTTCCATTATTAGAACGAAAAAAAATTGGTATAATATTTAACGATATAAAAAAATATATTATTAATAAAATTGCTTTAAAAAAAAAAAAAATTCAATTATTAAATATACAAAATAAAATACAATTAAAAAAACAAGATTTTTCACTACCTGGAAGAAGAAAAAATATCGGTGCTCTTCATCCTATTACAAATATGATTTATTACATAGAATCCATTTTTGTAAGATTAGGTTTTAAAATTATTCATAATGGATTCGAAATAGAAGATACATATCATAATTTCGATGCTTTAAATATTCCTAATTATCATCCTGCGAGACAAAATCAGGATACTTTTTGGTTTGACACAAACCGTTTATTAAGAACTCAAACTTCAAATATGCAAATTCACGAAATAAAGAAAAAAGAGCTACCGATTAAAATTCTTGTTCCAGGGAAAGTATATCGAAAAGATTATGATTATACACATAGTCCTATGTTTCATCAAGTAGAAGGGCTTATTATAGATAAAAATATTAATTTTACAAATTTAAAGTGGATTATTAATTATTTTTTAGATTTTCTTTTTAATAAAAAGATGAAGATAAGATTTCGTTGTTCTTATTTCCCTTTTACTATATTATCTGCAGAAGTAGATATCATGCATACTAATAATAATTGGCTAGAAATATTAGGATGTGGAATGGTACATCCAGAAATTTTAAATAGATTTAATATTGATTCAAAAAAATATTCAGGATTGGCTTTTGGAATTGGTATTGAAAGAATAATTATGTTATATTATGGAATTGATGATTTGCGTTTATTTTTAAAAAATGATTTAAAATTTCTTCAACAATTCAAAAGAAGCAGGTATTATTAA
- the glyS gene encoding glycine--tRNA ligase subunit beta, with amino-acid sequence MNYKTFLVEIYTEELPSRMIREIANIFYKNFIMQLKKYKIFFSQANLFDSPKRIAIKIHKLDTSPIIKIIKEKGPAIKNSYYNGNLTNAALKWLKKFNINIQQTKTLKNKKGTWLLYENYTKKIVIKKILPKITIFAITNIPLLKTMKWNEHNIQFIRPIRNMIMLLDNYLVPFNNFGIHSRKYLYGNTCTLPNKIHINHAKEYENILYKYGKVIAKFHIRKKKIQYQAQKIANKLHGKINFYNSLLEEITCLVEWPNILYGKFHKKFLNIPIDIIIYTIENIQKYFPIYNIKNTTITRYFIIVSNVDSKQPNKIIYGNECVLNARLADIDFFLKNDKKKQFQKYFLLLKQIIFHEKLGTMFHKTNRMIKLIKYIAKYTKIDIQKSIQCAFLSKCDLKTNMVYEFPKLKGIIGMHYSLYYGISHEIAISIKEQYQPKFSGDKVPSTILGCLLSITDKIDTIVGFFLIGKYPKKNKDPFFLRRLTIGIIRIFIEKKININLYDTIKKSIVLYSYIDKNNEISNIIMEFIINRLCVLYQEKKCNMNIIESIIVLKNTNILDIDKKITILSLFEKNILFQKFILTHKRISNLIENTKVVINTKNIINEKLIQNTIEKKLYSQFQKNYEKIYILLKNKKYIKILKIFFTFNQPIKEFLNNISIKYSQLDIQKNRILLLTKIKNLFLTIADFSKI; translated from the coding sequence ATGAATTACAAAACTTTTTTAGTAGAAATTTACACCGAAGAATTACCATCACGAATGATAAGAGAAATTGCAAATATTTTTTATAAAAACTTTATTATGCAATTAAAAAAGTATAAAATATTTTTTTCTCAAGCCAATTTATTTGATTCACCAAAAAGAATTGCCATAAAAATACATAAATTAGATACATCTCCAATTATTAAAATAATAAAAGAAAAAGGTCCTGCAATTAAAAATTCATATTATAATGGAAACTTAACAAATGCAGCACTAAAATGGTTAAAAAAATTTAACATTAATATTCAACAAACTAAAACACTAAAAAATAAAAAAGGAACATGGCTATTATATGAAAATTATACAAAAAAAATTGTTATAAAAAAAATTTTACCAAAAATTACAATATTTGCAATTACAAATATTCCTCTTTTAAAAACCATGAAATGGAACGAACATAATATACAATTTATTCGACCTATTAGAAATATGATTATGCTTTTAGATAATTATTTAGTACCATTTAACAATTTTGGAATTCATTCAAGAAAATATTTGTATGGTAACACATGTACATTACCAAATAAAATTCATATTAACCATGCAAAAGAATATGAAAATATACTATATAAATATGGAAAAGTTATTGCAAAGTTTCATATCCGAAAAAAAAAAATTCAATATCAAGCTCAAAAAATTGCAAATAAATTACATGGAAAAATTAACTTTTATAATTCTTTATTAGAAGAAATAACATGCCTAGTCGAATGGCCTAATATTTTATACGGAAAATTTCATAAAAAGTTTCTAAATATTCCTATAGATATTATAATATATACTATAGAAAATATCCAAAAATATTTTCCAATATATAACATTAAAAATACAACAATCACAAGATACTTTATTATTGTTTCCAACGTTGATTCTAAACAACCTAATAAAATTATTTATGGTAATGAATGCGTTTTAAACGCTAGACTTGCTGATATAGATTTCTTTTTAAAGAATGATAAAAAAAAACAATTTCAAAAATATTTTTTATTACTTAAACAAATAATATTTCACGAAAAGTTAGGAACAATGTTTCACAAAACAAATCGAATGATAAAATTAATTAAATATATTGCAAAATACACCAAAATAGATATACAAAAAAGTATACAATGTGCATTTTTATCAAAATGTGATCTAAAAACTAATATGGTATATGAGTTTCCTAAATTAAAAGGAATTATAGGTATGCATTATTCCTTATACTACGGAATCTCTCATGAAATAGCAATCTCTATAAAAGAACAATATCAACCAAAATTTTCAGGAGATAAAGTACCATCTACTATACTGGGATGTTTATTATCTATAACAGATAAAATTGATACTATTGTTGGTTTTTTTTTAATTGGGAAATATCCTAAAAAAAATAAAGACCCATTTTTTTTAAGAAGATTGACAATTGGTATTATACGAATTTTCATAGAAAAAAAAATTAACATTAATTTATATGATACTATTAAAAAATCTATTGTGTTATATTCTTATATAGATAAAAATAATGAAATTTCTAATATCATTATGGAGTTTATTATAAATAGATTATGTGTATTATATCAAGAAAAAAAATGTAATATGAATATTATTGAATCTATCATTGTATTAAAAAATACAAATATCTTAGATATTGATAAAAAAATAACAATACTATCTCTGTTTGAAAAAAATATCTTATTTCAAAAATTCATTTTAACACACAAAAGAATATCAAATTTAATTGAAAATACAAAAGTAGTGATAAACACCAAAAATATAATAAATGAAAAATTAATACAAAATACAATAGAAAAAAAACTTTATTCACAATTCCAAAAAAATTATGAAAAAATATATATTTTATTAAAAAATAAGAAATATATAAAAATTTTAAAAATATTCTTTACATTCAATCAACCAATAAAAGAATTTTTAAATAACATATCTATTAAATATTCTCAACTTGATATTCAAAAAAATAGAATTTTACTTCTTACAAAAATAAAAAATTTATTTCTTACAATTGCAGATTTTTCTAAAATATAA
- the glyQ gene encoding glycine--tRNA ligase subunit alpha codes for MKKKKHITFCEIIDKLKIFWSKYGCIIVQPTDIAVGAGTFHQCTFLRALGPEPLKMAYLQTSRRPTDGRYGNNPNRLQQYYQFQVIIKPAPENIQILYLQSLKTINIDKTLNDIRFVEDNWENPTLGAWGIGWEVLLNGMEVTQFTYFQKIGSLDCSPVTVEITYGLERIAMNIQNIKNVYEILWDKNKFSEITYQELFQKNELEQSKYNFNDSNIKFLITLFNQHLLESKRLLLLKHPLILPAYEHLLYAIHNFNLLDARQIISNTERQKYIFNIRSISIKIAKYYYQYRKTQGFPLLEKGKI; via the coding sequence ATGAAAAAAAAAAAACATATTACTTTTTGTGAAATCATTGATAAATTAAAAATTTTTTGGTCAAAATATGGATGTATTATTGTACAACCAACAGATATTGCAGTAGGTGCTGGTACATTCCATCAATGCACATTTTTAAGAGCATTAGGTCCTGAACCATTAAAAATGGCATATTTACAAACATCACGTAGACCCACTGATGGAAGATATGGAAATAATCCAAATAGACTACAACAATATTATCAATTTCAGGTTATTATAAAACCAGCTCCAGAAAACATTCAAATTCTATATTTACAATCTTTAAAAACAATTAATATTGATAAAACCCTAAACGATATAAGATTTGTAGAAGATAATTGGGAAAATCCAACATTAGGTGCTTGGGGAATAGGTTGGGAAGTACTATTAAACGGTATGGAAGTTACGCAATTTACTTATTTTCAAAAAATAGGATCATTAGATTGTTCTCCCGTCACTGTAGAAATTACTTATGGATTAGAAAGAATCGCAATGAATATTCAAAATATAAAAAACGTATATGAAATTCTATGGGATAAAAATAAATTTTCTGAAATAACATATCAAGAATTATTTCAAAAAAATGAACTTGAACAATCCAAATACAATTTTAATGATTCTAATATTAAATTTCTTATCACACTTTTTAATCAGCACTTATTAGAATCTAAAAGATTATTATTATTGAAACATCCACTCATACTTCCTGCATATGAACATTTATTATATGCTATACATAATTTTAATTTATTAGATGCAAGACAAATTATTTCTAACACTGAAAGACAAAAATATATTTTCAATATACGGTCTATATCGATTAAAATTGCAAAATATTACTATCAATATAGAAAAACACAGGGATTTCCTTTATTAGAAAAAGGTAAAATATAA
- the rsmA gene encoding 16S rRNA (adenine(1518)-N(6)/adenine(1519)-N(6))-dimethyltransferase RsmA: MNNRLFKKYFPKKSLGQNFLCDKNVISKIVDFIDPKGEDCLVEIGPGLAALTYPISKFVEKLFIIEIDKKLLLYLKDYSFYKKLCIFNMNVLDFDFKQLSLENHKMLRIFGNIPYNISVKLILFLIKFNNYICDINFMVQKEVAERLVAIPGTKFYGRLSIIVQCYYDISIGFNISPKSFFPIPKIDSTFIYIRPKQIPFYSSMYLNNLSKITFFAFQKRRKFLKNSLSNLFNQQDLLNLGINPYLRAENLSVMEYCKLANFYEHKK; the protein is encoded by the coding sequence ATGAATAATAGATTATTCAAAAAATATTTCCCTAAAAAATCATTAGGACAGAATTTTTTATGTGATAAAAATGTTATTAGTAAAATTGTAGATTTTATTGATCCTAAGGGAGAAGATTGTTTAGTAGAAATTGGTCCAGGATTAGCAGCTCTAACATATCCGATTTCTAAATTTGTAGAGAAATTATTTATAATAGAAATAGATAAAAAATTATTATTGTATTTGAAAGATTATAGTTTTTATAAAAAATTATGTATTTTTAATATGAATGTTTTAGATTTTGATTTTAAACAGTTATCTCTTGAAAATCATAAAATGTTACGAATTTTTGGAAATATCCCTTATAATATTTCAGTAAAATTAATATTGTTTTTGATTAAATTTAATAATTATATATGTGATATAAATTTTATGGTTCAAAAAGAAGTTGCAGAACGTTTAGTTGCTATCCCTGGTACTAAATTTTATGGTAGATTAAGTATTATTGTACAATGTTATTATGATATTAGTATTGGATTTAATATTTCTCCTAAATCTTTTTTTCCTATTCCTAAAATAGATTCTACTTTTATTTATATTAGACCAAAACAAATACCTTTTTATTCTAGTATGTATTTAAATAATTTAAGTAAAATTACCTTTTTTGCTTTTCAAAAAAGAAGAAAATTTTTAAAAAATAGTTTATCAAATTTATTTAATCAACAGGATTTATTAAATTTAGGTATTAATCCGTATCTAAGAGCGGAAAATTTATCAGTAATGGAATATTGTAAATTAGCGAATTTTTATGAACATAAGAAATAA
- the rplY gene encoding 50S ribosomal protein L25: MFVIHAEKRLQCGTNYSKRLRRVKNRIPIIVYGFKKSHICLSLDHDTIFNIYKKPKFHSNTITLVVSNEKYLVFLKSIQMHSFKLKILHIDFLYKP, translated from the coding sequence ATGTTTGTCATACATGCAGAAAAACGATTACAATGTGGTACAAATTACAGTAAAAGGTTAAGAAGAGTAAAAAATAGAATTCCTATTATTGTTTATGGATTTAAAAAATCACATATATGTTTATCGTTAGACCATGATACTATTTTCAATATTTATAAAAAACCGAAATTTCATTCTAATACAATTACATTGGTAGTATCTAATGAAAAATATTTAGTATTTTTAAAATCCATACAAATGCATTCGTTTAAGCTTAAAATATTACATATTGATTTTTTATATAAACCATAA